A single window of Dermacentor albipictus isolate Rhodes 1998 colony chromosome 1, USDA_Dalb.pri_finalv2, whole genome shotgun sequence DNA harbors:
- the LOC135906182 gene encoding outer mitochondrial transmembrane helix translocase-like isoform X3 yields the protein MASASFASTPSVVVKLSAEAVIATVAATSKASAPAAGAPSVDVKLSAEAVITTVGATSKASASAAGTHFVDVELSSAVSTLAIVSIDGSGARFINLEVAALTDKWYGESQKLASAVFTLAVKIQPCIIFIDEIDSFLRSRDSQDHEATAMMKAQFMCLWDGLITDPDCQVVVMGATNRPHDVDKAILRRMPAMFHVGLPNQQQRAGIIKLVLETEGVSKDVNIMKIARLTEGFSGSDLRELCRNAALYRVRDLLRIEKHQGGVHKEVSDDEETFHDARQSGAKEGSDDDETFHDALRPICMEDFTNALAKMKNSKVLAHQRHSVPLELD from the exons ATGGCGTCCGCGTCATTTGCCAGCACGCCTTCCGTCGTTGTCAAACTCTCTGCTGAGGCCGTTATCGCCACTGTCGCGGCAACATCAAAGGCGTCCGCGCCGGCTGCCGGCGCGCCTTCCGTCGATGTCAAACTCTCTGCCGAGGCCGTTATCACAACTGTCGGGGCAACATCCAAGGCGTCCGCGTCGGCTGCCGGCACGCATTTTGTCGATGTCGAGCTCTCTTCTGCTGTTTCGACGCTCGCTATCGTCTCCATCGACGGCAGCG GAGCCCGCTTCATCAATTTGGAAGTAGCAGCACTTACCGACAAATGGTATGGAGAATCTCAAAAGCTTGCCAGCGCTGTCTTTACATTG GCAGTGAAGATCCAACCTTGCATCATCTTTATTGATGAGATTGACTCGTTCCTGCGGTCCCGTGATAGTCAAGACCATGAGGCAACAGCTATGATGAAGGCACAGTTCATGTGTCTCTGGGACGGCCTCATCACGGACCCTGACTGCCAGGTGGTGGTAATGGGAGCCACTAACCGTCCACATGATGTTGACAAGGCCATCCTGCGTCGCATGCCAGCTATGTTTCATGTTGGTTTGCCT aaccaGCAGCAAAGGGCTGGAATTATCAAGCTAGTGTTAGAGACAGAAGGG gtgaGCAAGGATGTGAACATTATGAAGATTGCACGCCTCACTGAGGGCTTCTCGGGTAGCGACTTGAGGGAGTTGTGTCGCAATGCCGCTCTTTACCGGGTTCGAGATCTCCTGCGAATTGAAAAGCATCAGGGAGG GGTACACAAAGAAGTGTCTGATGATGAAGAAACATTCCATGATGCACGTCAGTCTGGTGCAAAAGAAGGTTCAGATGATGATGAAACGTTTCATGATGCATTACGGCCTATCTGCATGGAAGACTTCACCAACGCCCTGGCCAAAATGAAGAACTCAAAAGTGCTTGCCCACCAGCGACACAGTGTCCCATTAGAATTGGACTAG
- the LOC135906182 gene encoding outer mitochondrial transmembrane helix translocase-like isoform X2 has product MLVCLVMHTSVGHSYCGKNIIQSTLPVSRALHSARRKIYFEWIAVRRSCNSSRAPLPTKFPTIAAQHFQFHGYAVLTRVPFNSQCSTAHSANSNFQQDVHSVHRRGRTLSTALTREALRFSFCRRNRRARFINLEVAALTDKWYGESQKLASAVFTLAVKIQPCIIFIDEIDSFLRSRDSQDHEATAMMKAQFMCLWDGLITDPDCQVVVMGATNRPHDVDKAILRRMPAMFHVGLPNQQQRAGIIKLVLETEGVSKDVNIMKIARLTEGFSGSDLRELCRNAALYRVRDLLRIEKHQGGVHKEVSDDEETFHDARQSGAKEGSDDDETFHDALRPICMEDFTNALAKMKNSKVLAHQRHSVPLELD; this is encoded by the exons ATGCTGGTATGTCTTGTTATGCATACCTCTGTGGGACACTCCTATTGCGGAAAAAATATCATTCAGAGCACTTTGCCCGTTTCCCGTGCTCTGCACAGCGCGCGCCGCAAGATTTATTTCGAATGGATTGCAGTTCGCCGATCCTGCAATTCGtcgcgagctccactgccaacgAAGTTCCCCACAATTGCTGCACAACACTTTCAGTTTCACGGCTATGCCGTACTCACGCGTGTCCCTTTCAATAGTCAGTGCTCCACTGCACACTCGGCAAACAGCAACTTCCAACAAGATGTTCACAGCGTCCATCGTCGTGGGAGAACTCTCAGCACTGCACTCACTCGCGAGGCACTTCGTTTTTCGTTCTGTCGCCGAAACCGAC GAGCCCGCTTCATCAATTTGGAAGTAGCAGCACTTACCGACAAATGGTATGGAGAATCTCAAAAGCTTGCCAGCGCTGTCTTTACATTG GCAGTGAAGATCCAACCTTGCATCATCTTTATTGATGAGATTGACTCGTTCCTGCGGTCCCGTGATAGTCAAGACCATGAGGCAACAGCTATGATGAAGGCACAGTTCATGTGTCTCTGGGACGGCCTCATCACGGACCCTGACTGCCAGGTGGTGGTAATGGGAGCCACTAACCGTCCACATGATGTTGACAAGGCCATCCTGCGTCGCATGCCAGCTATGTTTCATGTTGGTTTGCCT aaccaGCAGCAAAGGGCTGGAATTATCAAGCTAGTGTTAGAGACAGAAGGG gtgaGCAAGGATGTGAACATTATGAAGATTGCACGCCTCACTGAGGGCTTCTCGGGTAGCGACTTGAGGGAGTTGTGTCGCAATGCCGCTCTTTACCGGGTTCGAGATCTCCTGCGAATTGAAAAGCATCAGGGAGG GGTACACAAAGAAGTGTCTGATGATGAAGAAACATTCCATGATGCACGTCAGTCTGGTGCAAAAGAAGGTTCAGATGATGATGAAACGTTTCATGATGCATTACGGCCTATCTGCATGGAAGACTTCACCAACGCCCTGGCCAAAATGAAGAACTCAAAAGTGCTTGCCCACCAGCGACACAGTGTCCCATTAGAATTGGACTAG